In Lagenorhynchus albirostris chromosome 1, mLagAlb1.1, whole genome shotgun sequence, the sequence tttctctaacCATTGTATCCAGGATTTTGCTATATGCTGTGGGAATAGCAAACTTACTCTTGAATTTTCCAAGTCAGCACAGACTTCAAATATCTTGTGTCACTGTCTCCGTAAGAACACTCATATATGTCAACACACCTGTCCTCAATTTTAGTTCAGGCAATGTGGTCACCCTAGCTGAACAAGTATCTGACCTACCTGTAAGGAGCAAATAGTCTTGGGGGAAAGAAGATAAGAATGCACATGGCACGTACTTGTGCACATCACAGATCACTGCCCATTCTGCTGGGCTGCGCGCGTCTGCAGGCAGGGCTGGACCCGCCCTGCGCAGTGCCTGGGACCTACGTGCAAAAATGCCTGTCCAATTGAGGCTTCAGACAAAGCTGCAGGTAGCGTGTCACTCGGGAGACACAGATACACCCGCAGGGGGGCGGTCAGAGGGCCGGAAGGAGACTGACGTGACTGAGACCACTTGCTTTCCATACATTATCTTATTCAAAGTTTAATTAAACAACCGACAAAGTAGGCATTACTACTGCCCTTTTACAAGTGAGAttaagtaactggcccaaggtcaccgaGTGGTAGGTGACAGGGAGATCTGAGGCAGGTTCTATCTGACATGCTCGCTGCCTCCCTGTTGGAAGGACTTGGTGAAGGAGGTGGTGTTTGAACTGAGGCCTGTGACAAAGTCATTAAGATACTAcaggggctgggcttccctggtggcacagtggttgagagtccgcctgccggtgcaggggacacgggttcataccccggtccgggaagatcccacatgccgcggagcagctgggcccgtgatccatggccgctgagcctgtgctccgcaacgggagaggccacaacagtgagaggcccgcgtaccgcaaaaaaaaaaaaaaaaaaaaaaaaaaagatactacagAGGCTTTGTTTCAGTTAATGCACACaggtagtagcagcagcagctgcagggaGAAAATGATCCTGCTGACCAGGGGACCGCGGGGGGCTTCCATCCGCTCCGGAGCAACCCCGCACAACCCAAGAATCCCCCAGCCCTTGACTAGCACTGCCCTCCCTACCCCCTTCCCCTCCAGCGCCCCCTCCTTCCCTAACCAGACGTCCAGAGCGCCCCGGTTACTGGGAAACGCGGCAACGTCAGCCAGAGAGGTGAGGGGCCGAGATCACTTATCTCCTCCACGGCGGAGCTCCGAGCGTTCTCATTTCCTGCCGGCCTATCTGCACACCTCCCGGCTTCCTCCAGCCCCGGCTCGCCCGCTCCTGACGCAGTCTCCCCCTCCCACAGGGTGCCGGACTGAGGGCAAAGAAAGCTCTCTGAGTCACACAGCTCCCCCTTTCCCTAGCCCTTCTTCCCCGGGGGGGTTTAAGAACTAgacccctgcccttccccccccccacgtCAGCGCCACAGCCTTGCCTGACCTTGGGTGGCCGCCTCTCAGCCTCGTTTTCCTCCTTTATAAAGCAAGGATAAGTACACCGTCTACCTTGCTTACTTTCCTATCTGATTCACAGGGAAATGGTCTGCAAGGAAAAGGGTATGTTTCAATGACTGAAAAAGCATAACACCGGAAAATGCAAGGCCTTAACTATCATCACTAGTTCATCGTCAGGGAGTGAACAGAATTCCTCCTCACTGAGACAAGGGCCTGACCCTGGTCCTCTCCGCCTGCCCACTCTCCCTGTAACTGCACTGCAAGACCCCCATCTCGGCCatgtttcctcttcctccttccggGCGTCTTGCCCTTGCCAGGGCTGTGGGAGGCTGCCCTCTGCCGGTTCACCTGATTCCTGACCGCAGTGGCCCCTCGAGTCCTGAATTTTGGGCCAATATTACCACCTGGTGTTTAACTGAGGCACTGCTGCCAAACTGGTGCAGCTCAGCTTTGGTACCTGTTTGCCACAGCGTCCTCTGAAATGGAGAGAAGGCAGAAATCTCCCGGTCTGAGACCTGAGATCTGTCTCCCGGGTGCAAGCGGACTTCCTCAGGCCAGGTCAGGGCTTTCAGAGAAAATACCTCAAGCTAGGCACAgagagtggggggtggggtggggagggaggagggaggaatgcTAAATAGAGGTGTAATTGCCTGATTTGCAGGCCGCCCTGTCTCTGTCTGCATACTTTATTTTAGCATCCAATGCTGTACACAGCCCCTCGGCATTTGCACCACTGAGGCCTGGCCCTTGTTGTGCCCGACTTACaaaacttctggcctccacagGGCGCTCACAGCTTTCGCTGGTGACAAAAGAGCCAGTGACACATTTCTATGTGTCCTTTCCTTCTCACTGTACCTATAGTCCCTTTTGCAGATGAAATGCAACAGGTAAAAGCAGGGCCACAGCGGTACCTCTGACAGGAGGGAGTGGGTAGTtcccagaggaaagagaaaagggaagggagagggggccCCCATCTGAAACTAAAAGCACAGAGAGCAAGCCATGGGTTTCGCCTGGAGACCCTGAAACAGAGCCCCAGGAAGAGGTGATGACAAAAGAGAAGGCTTCTCAAGCCTCACAAGAGGAAGTGGACCCAAGAGAGGTCAGAGAACGGCCATGcagaaggaaaaagagcaaaCTGAACTGCTGCGAGCGCCTGAGCCCTGCGGCACAGGAAACGGGCAGAGCCCTCAGGACCCGGCTGGGGCAGAGCGCCAGCCCGAGGCTCTGGCAGTGCAGGCCAGGGGCCGGAGCCACCGGAGGAGTGCAGCTGTCAGTTCCTGGGGCTGCCAGGGTCTGGGGCACAGGGCCCAAGCCCTGACCAGGTGCCTCAGCTGAGCCTGGGCAGTCAGGGATGGTGCCAGGCTGCTAGAGCTAGCCCGGGCTGGAAACTCGTGAGGGCTTGGGCTGTTACACAGACCCTGTGCAAAAACCTAGCAAAAAGAGGCTGCTCTGCACCATGAGACAAGCCCTAGTGTATGACTTGGTCCCAGACGTCACTACTTCCTAAACCCCTCAAACAACACCCCGTGGCTTGCACCCAGGAGAGTGGCTCGGAGAGGTGGGGCTACAAAAAGAACTGAGTGGCCCTGGGGGTAGGTGGAGACCAGCACTGTAGGGGGGGACTGTGAGGGAGGGAGGCGTGTCCAGGGAGGAGCTCAGATCAGGCAGGGGGTCAGCACTGGAAGAGGgttttctctgttccttctgaCTGGGCATTCATTCTGCACAGGACTTTTTGGAAGTTGGAGGGAGGAGGATACTCAGAGTAAGGTGTTGCCCTCAAGGAGGATTCTGGAATCCCCTGGATTTgacagggagggggaggcatTCCCAGAAGAATCAGCTCCTGGGCACCTCAGAACCCTGGCTTGGAGCCTAACCAGAGTACCCCCAACTGCTTAAATAGGCCAGGGGCCCCATTTCTTTAAAGCCTGCATCCCTCCCTCTGCGGTgcgccctgcccctccctgagtCACCCCAGGGAgagctgggggaaaaaagggaagagaaaagaggcattgactacagaggaaggaaaaggaaacagcagaggagggaggagagaagccaCACAGGAGTGGGTGACAGCGGAGATCGGAGAGGGCAGATCTAGGGCAGGGGGAGACAGCAAGCCGAGCATCCCAAAGGGTGCCCCGAGAGCAAGGCGGCCAGGGGCGGGGAGCCGAGGGGGCGGGCCGGCCATGTCCCACGGGACCTACTACGAGTGCGAGCCCCGGGCTGGCCAGCAGCCACTTGAGTTCTCAGGGGCCCGAGTGgggcctggggagctgggggaCATGTGTGAGCATGAGGCGTCCATCGATCTGTCTGCCTACATCGAGTCTGGGGAGGAACAGCTCCTCTCTGACCTCTTTGCTGTGAAGCCGGCACCTGAGGCCCGAGGCCTTAAGGGCCCTGGAACCCCTGCCTTCCCCCACTACCTGCCGCCTGACCCGCGGCCCTTTGCCTACCCTCCACATACCTTCGGCCCCGACAGGAAGGCCTTGGGGCCTGGCATCTACAGCACCCCAGGGAGCTACGACCCCAGGGCTGTGGCTGTGAAGGAAGAGCCTCGGGGGCCCGAGGGCAGCCGGGGGGCCAGCCGCAGCGGCTACAACCCTCTGCAGTACCAAGTGGCGCACTGTGGGCAGACGGCCATGCACCTGCCCCCGGCCCTGGCAGCACCCAGCCAGCCCTTGCGCGTCCTCAAGGTAAGAGTGGCTCAATTCTCCTCCCCGCCACCCAGGGTCTGGAGGGAGGCCCGTGTGGATGGGGTCTGTGTGTGGTGTTGCTCTGTGAAATCGACCCACCACAAGCCCTCTGTGTTCGCCACCCAGTCATAACCCCTCTTGGCTTCTCTGTGAATTCACTCCCCCGCCGATCCCCACTGTGTGACCGGAACCAATGTGTCCTGCAGTCCCTGTGACCAGCTGACCTGCTCTGATCTCAGCACGCCCCCTTCCCAGTTTCTCCGCTGCCCACCAGCTCCCTCCTCTCATTTCTGTGTCACCTCCTGCTTCTAGAAGAGGAAATGCCTGCTGATGATAGAACTGGAGACTCAAGATAGATGGAAGGAAAGTGTCCTCAGAGAGTGTGGGGACATGAAAGGGAGTTTGGGTCAGAGCAGAGGACACTGTACGTCTGGCAGGGCAGTGGCTGTTCTACTGGGGGCCAGGAGCTGGCTCTGAATCCCACATCCCTCTGACGCTCCAAGTGTGCTCTGACCACTGGGATTCCTGCCCCACCTTTGCTCTACTTCCCCACAGCCCTCACTCTTGTccctctgtaccttcccctccaGGCCCCTTTGGCGGCTGCCGCGCCCCCCTGCAGCCCCCTCCTCAAGGCACCCTCACCGGCCGGCGCCTCGCACAAGGGCAAGAAGGCCGTGAACAAAGACAGCCTGGAGTACCGGCTGCGGCGCGAACGGAACAACATTGCGGTGCGCAAGAGCCGCGACAAGGCCAAGAGGCGCATTCTGGAGACGCAGCAGAAGGTGCTAGAGTACATGGCCGAGAATGAGCGTCTGCGCAGCCGCGTGGAGCAGCTGACCCAGGAGCTGGACACCCTTCGCAACCTCTTCCGCCAGATCCCTGAGGCCGCCAACCTCATCAAGGGCGTAGGGGGCTGCAGCTGAGCCCGCCTGGCGGACTGTGGGCACCAGCCCCCGGGGCTCAGCCTGACCCTGGGGACCCTCACCCTAGAGGCCCCACAGGCCGAGTCAGAGACAAAGACCATGGACAAATGGCAGCGGGGGGGCAAGACAAGGAGGAGGGCGGGCCCCAGCATAATGATTCTGTGGCTGAATAAAACTGCGCTATGGCACAGTGCTGGGGCTGTACAGTgggcccgtgtgtgtgtgtgtgtgtgtgtgtgtgtgtgtgtgtgtgtgtgtgtgtgtgtgtgtgtgtgtgtgtgtgtgtgtgtgtgtgagtgagagagagatgggggactCCAAAGGTAGGGAATGCACGGGGCTAGGCCTGCATACCTCTTGATTCCAGGCCCAAATAAACATTCGGGAAATTCAGCAGACAAGCTGCCCACAGCTCTCCCACAGTGCACCGCACAGCCAGGCCCTGTATCTCTCCCtctgctcttctctccctccacccagccCACCCCACAGGACCTGGAGCAGCCTCTGGACATTCCCCTAGCAGAGCTCTGTGGCTCACAGGGAGATCCCAGCACCTCCAGTCCCTCCTGCCTGGGCCTGCTGACCCCAGCCCTGCTCTATCTCACCTTGAGGTATAGGTCTGGGAGTTCCTGCCCCAGGAGATCAAGGGAAAATTCCAGATGGCTCTGATGTATTTATGGTCCCTTAGCTCTTGATCCGGGACTCAATCCCTTCTCCACAGTTCCCAAACTTCAGTCTGCCAGACTGACAGACCCCCATGCCTCCAATCCACTCGCTCCCACCCTTGTCCTTCATTCCCTGGGCCTTCGGTTCCCTAAAGAATCTGAGTGCTTGGGGGACAAATTAGTTGGGAAAGGCCTTGAGACCTGTTCGTATACGAGAAAATTGGTAATGAGGAGGATGACAACGCACCTGCGCAGTGAAACCCCAtgtggaaaacagtttttttCATAGAACTCTAGCCTGAGAGCCATAAGAGGGCAGTGCTTGACAGCCTCAGTTTGAATTTCCCTCtgctactttctagctgtgtgacctcgtgCCAGTtacttctctctgtgcctcagtttcctcatctgcaaaatgggagcaGTAGTAATGCTGTACGTTCATAGATAAACAAGGCCTGGCATACGGTGAGCACAAATACTTGTTATCACTCCCTTTTGCTAGAACTGAAAGGACCTCAGAGATCTCATCTAAACttctcattttgcaggtgaggaaactgaggtctcaGACAGGGAAGGGACTTACCCAGAGTCTTGCAATGGGTCAGAGGCAGAACCAAAATGAGCTCTGTAAAATCACAGATCTCAAGAGGGGCTGGGAGAGACCTCAAGAGATCATCTGGCAGGCTTTGCCCTCAGACAACAAGATAGTATAGGCCACATTCAATAGATAAAGCAGTTGAGAGCCGAGGGAATAAGCGACATTCTCCGGAAGCTCACCCAGGTGAGCTTTGCTGTCTCCACACGCACACCTGTCTCTACTTCGCCCTCACACCCTCCCCTCGGAGGCATATGGAACAGTGTGGGGCCAGAGTCAGGGACACGAGACACAAGATGGGCTGGTTAGAGTCTCTCCTAGGCCACCAGTGACTTATAGGCCACTGCTAAGCAGTGTTAGACACCAAGGAATAACCttctgagagggagagagactgggTCTGGATCCTCCCGGTCCGCTCTCTCTCCCCGCACCTCCACCTCCCCAGTGTCAGAGCCTTCCCACGTTGAGGACATCCGGGTGTACCACGCCTGCCTCACCCAGGACTCAGTCTCTTTCCTGCCTTTGCCCCTGTGTCTCTCAGGCACCATCTCCCCTACATCTGTGCTCTAGATACCCCTGCCTCAGGTCTGGTTTGGGCAGACAGATCTGAACCTCACTAGATGGTTTATTCTACCTGAATTGGGAAGAAAGAGGCACCTGTCTCTGTGGATGCCTGGGAGAATCCCACACCTTCCTTTCAGCCCAGGGGAATGCGTTGCATAAAGGGGGTTTGTACAGAGCACGGTAAGTGACTCAACCTCCGGATTTCCTCCTCGCAGCTCAAGACCACTGCCCCTGGACTTATGTTCAAGGTTCTGGGTGATGGGACCTGGGTTGCTTCAGCATCAGCCCCAAGCTTCTCTCCCACAGTTCTGAATCGTGTCTCCTCCCAGCCCACAGCACCCAGGGGCTCCTCAGGGCAGGTGTCTGGCACCAGGTCTGGAGAAGATCCACAGCCCCAGCTGAGAGAAGAGAACACCTGGTCCCTGCCTGACGCCGAGCGGCAGGCACACCTCGATCCTCTGTGGCAGATCATATCCCGGGGAAATGACAGGTAGCCGGAAGTCACACTTTTAACCCTGAGGTTTTAACCTGACCTCAACTGGTTTGGGCCAAGGTAacttattcaacaagtatttgttgagcatctttcctgTGTCAAGCCCTTGCAAGGTGCTGAGAACACTGTGGTGACCAAACTCTCGGCTGAAGGACCCCTCCACCTGTCGTGTTCGGGCAGGGCAGGAGATTGTGGGTGGCAGGAGAAGGAAGTCAGGTGATTAGCCCCCAActcctagggacaggacaggtagTCTCTGCAGCTGCCCTCACGGCCTGGGGGTGGTGATGGCTCTCTGCTACTGCTGGAGCTTACCACTTCTGCAGCTCTCCCTTAAGCCTGACCATTCACACCTCTATACATTCATGAATTACCCCCTCTGAATATGCCTCTTGGGGAAACCTACTAAACCAGCAGAAAGGGAggtggctttttgtttgtttgttttgttttgttttatttgtttatttttggctgcattgggtcttcactgctacacacgggctttctctggttgcggcgagtgggggctactcttccttgcggtgcacgggcttctcattgcggtggctttcttgttgcggagcacgggctctaggcacgcgggcttcgtagttgtggtacgcgggcttcagtagttgtggcgcacaggcttagttgttccgtggcatgtgggatcctcccggaccagggctcaaacccatgtcccctgcactggcaggtggattcttaaccactgtgccaccagggaagcccagagaggttgttTTAGCTGgggtggtcaaggaaggcttctcggaggaggtgacattgaagTCGAAACCTTAAAAATGTCCAGGAGGAGGCAGATGTGCCAAACTGGGGGAAAGGAGAGCAGAGGGGTGAGCAAATGCCAAGGCCCCGAGGTGTCCCGgtccaaaaaaagaaaggaaaccggGTGAGGCTGGAGAAATGGAAAGCAGGAGGAAGGGTACGCAAGAAcaccgcctccctccctccaggacCGTCTTCATTCCCTCTGCCGGGAGGAGGACCGTCCCTAAGGAGCAGGCTCCCCATGCCACTCCGGGCGGAGATGCCGCAGGGTCCACAGGGTCTGCGGGGTCCGGAGGCTGCAGAAAGAAGGCACCCCCAGGAAGGGCGGGCAGCCTCACCCCTGCCTGGGGAAGGTTCGAGGCCCAGGGCGGGGTCACGAGAACTTTGGAAAACCAACAAATCAAGGTCCAAACAGCACACACGTGCGTTCCCTTGGCTTTACGATCCACAGCTCAGGCCCACTTTTCCTTCCTGGGCAAAACAGGGGACCAGCATGAGAGTCCTGAGCTGACAGGATCTCAGGCCCCAGGAAAGCAGAAGAGGAGAAGGTAGGATGTTGGAGATACCGCCAAGAGGGAGGAAGCTGTCCAAGGTGAGCCCGCCAAGGTCAGTCCACGGTGGCAGCTTGGCCTTGTGAAAGTCGCTCCCCCTACTCGGTGCGcacctctccaccccacccccacgggTTGCCACATGCCTGGGCCCCCAGGGCCCCCATCCCAGTGTTGCAAGATCCCGGTTGGGGCTGTGAGGGTGGAAAGGGGCCTCTTCACCTCCACTCCCTACCCTGCCCCAAGCCATGAGGGGACTATGGGATGGAGGGGGCTGTACAGGAGATGCTGAGGCAACAATAGCCAAGGCTGGCCGAGGGCCTGTGCACCTTCCTCCAGGCCAGTCGCTTACTATCACCCCCAGCAGGCAGACCTTTCCTCTCAGGACTCAGCGGGGCTGCACCGCAGTGGGAAGGGTCGGACCTGCACGGGACTCCAGGCTGCCTCTATCAGCTGCTGCTATAAGCAGATCTGGCTTGGCCCCAGAAAAACTTCCATGAGCAGCTCATTGAGAAGGCCCATCAGAAGTCCCCTGAGACTACCCCATGGGGAAATGATGGGTGTTTTCAGAGGAAAATGGCTGCCCCTGGCCATCAATTCTGACTTCAGGGAGCAGCAGAAGCGTCCTAGGACTTGGGAGAAGGAAGGCTTCCGACTAGGGAGACACCCCCCCTGCAGCGCTGTAACCTCCCCTTCTCTTTTAGAAACATGGATCTGAGCTAGGTAGAGGCAAGCCATACGTAGCAtggatccccccaccccacaagcCAAGCTTCACCCCAAAGCCCCAAACTGTCCAAAACCCTATTGCTCCCCACACCTTGCACTGTCACCCCTGCCCAGACCATCCAACCCTGCTGCAATCGGGACGGTTTGCAAAACGCCTGTAGCTCCCGCTTTGTCACCGTCTGAGGTTAGGACTGCACTCGGGAGATAAGCCCAGGCCCCATCCGCCGTCCTGAGTGAGACTGCTGGCCCTGCTGCAATCGGGACGGTTTGCAAAACCCCTGCTGGCGCCAGCTCTGTCACCATCTGAGGTTAGGGCTGCGCCCCAAGATAAAGTCTAGCCCCGCCCACCAGCCCTGCCTTCAAACCTTGCAAGCAGCATGGCCAAGAGACAGAGCTCCAGGGCAGCCCACTCAGGGTCTGGAAGCCTTAACCAGACTCAGGGTGAGGACCCCTTCTTCCTGGtcctctctcacctcctccccTTCATCCCCAGCCTCACCTTTGCACACTGCCCTCAGCACCATCCCTTCCCCTCACTCTCCATCTACCCTTCTCGATTCCATCTTCCGTcctcaccctccctcctccctcacctccatccTGCCTTCTCAtcacactcatttattcattcatttgctatAAAAATACTTAATAACCCCTGCTCCAGGCACCTTGCTTGTTATAGGAGCTACAGGATAAGCAAGGAGgacagtccctgcccttgtgggGCTTATAAATTCATGAGGGGGACAGACAAACATACCACCACAAATATACCACCACAAATAAATAGATCATTCTAAATTGCAGGCAGTGCTATGGGGCAGAAGTAAAGAGTGACTGTGACAGATATTAATAAGGGAACCTGATTTAAATGTGAGGGTCAGGAAAGGCTCTTTGAGGAAGTAACATGTAAGCAGATGTCTCAAAGGTGAGTAGGAGTCAGTCTGGCAGAAAGTGGGGCTTCCCAGCAGAGACAGCAGCTCTGCCTAGGCCCCAAGCAGGTCCTTCCCAGCCATTGACAGAGGCTGGGGTTGAGGGCAGACTAGACTGAGGGGGagaggtgaggtcagagagggGCTGAGGCCAGATCTCGCTCAAGGGGATGCAGAGCATCAAAGGGAGGAAACACCTTCCAAAGGAAGAAGACATTTCCTCTCTCCTAAGGTGAAAGAGAAGAGATGCAGCAGGCGCAGATACAAACAGGTCTGTAGCCCGCTGAGGTTGTTCCCGTCTCATGGCTTCTATTTTTACCATGAAAGAAGAGGTGACTGCAAGTGACTGAGCAGGAAGCTCTGAGAAAGGCTTAAAGGTGTAAAATCCCAGCTTCTGAGAGTGGAATCGGGAGCTGAGATTTCTGGCTTGGAAGCGGCCAGTCGAAGTCTAAGATGACAATTTTAGGTGACAACAGTCTGTCCTCCGGAGGGACTTCCTTCAGTGGTCCTTAGCTGCTCGGGAGCTAGTATGGACAAGACAGATGTTGGGTTCATCTGGGCATGGGGCTCACCCAGGGAGGCAGGATGGACGGGACagacagggaaggggagggatttCGTGGTGAACCTGGAACTTAGGGCGGATAAGGAGAGGTGAAGAGACAGGAAGGGCCAGTGGTTCTTCAATGAGCTTGTAGAACAGCAGCAGTGAGCCGGCTTGAGCAAACAAACCATAAGGAAAGGAGATCATATCAGAGAGTGGGATGTTTGATTCAGTTATTTCATAGTTACTGCAGTTTCTGGTGATGATAAGGCCTGGGTCTGACCCTGGGGGTGGCCTGCTAAGGTGGATGAGAAGCATGTAAGAGATGAGAGGGTGAAGGAACTGAGAAGTGGCCACGCTGGATGGAGTATCCATAAGGATGATGACATCACTTGGACGACTGCCTTGCTCAGCCCCATCCTCTTTCCACAACCCCCGTCCCACATCCCACATCCTCTCATTCACTCCACCCCCCATTAACATCCTCTTCCCTAATCCCTAGTTTCCTACCTCCACATCCTCTTTCTCATCTCCCTCCTCATCCTCTCAAACCCCAGCGTCTCTT encodes:
- the CEBPE gene encoding CCAAT/enhancer-binding protein epsilon, whose amino-acid sequence is MSHGTYYECEPRAGQQPLEFSGARVGPGELGDMCEHEASIDLSAYIESGEEQLLSDLFAVKPAPEARGLKGPGTPAFPHYLPPDPRPFAYPPHTFGPDRKALGPGIYSTPGSYDPRAVAVKEEPRGPEGSRGASRSGYNPLQYQVAHCGQTAMHLPPALAAPSQPLRVLKAPLAAAAPPCSPLLKAPSPAGASHKGKKAVNKDSLEYRLRRERNNIAVRKSRDKAKRRILETQQKVLEYMAENERLRSRVEQLTQELDTLRNLFRQIPEAANLIKGVGGCS